The Porphyrobacter sp. HT-58-2 genome has a window encoding:
- a CDS encoding MarR family winged helix-turn-helix transcriptional regulator has product MKLVPTAPTESPVLTPLDALTFRLEDLPRQLRRIIDDALQDQGLSRTQWRLLAYVLRQEGLTQTELARHLEIERASVGVAIDALEKRGLIARSQHATDRRVWCILPTDTAKAMLGSLREVIDEIYAQLFGGFSDSELAQLGQFFERMARNIKA; this is encoded by the coding sequence ATGAAACTCGTCCCCACCGCCCCGACCGAGTCGCCGGTTCTCACCCCGCTCGATGCGCTTACCTTCCGGCTTGAGGATCTGCCCCGCCAGCTGCGCCGCATCATCGACGATGCCTTGCAGGATCAGGGCCTCAGTCGCACCCAATGGCGCTTGCTCGCCTATGTCCTGCGGCAGGAAGGGCTGACTCAGACCGAGCTTGCCCGGCATCTGGAAATCGAGCGCGCCAGTGTCGGCGTCGCGATCGACGCGCTGGAAAAGCGCGGGCTGATCGCGCGCAGCCAGCATGCCACCGACCGCCGCGTGTGGTGCATCCTGCCGACCGATACCGCCAAGGCCATGCTCGGCAGCCTGCGCGAGGTGATCGACGAGATCTACGCCCAGCTGTTTGGCGGCTTCAGCGACAGCGAACTCGCGCAGCTCGGCCAGTTCTTCGAGCGCATGGCGCGCAACATCAAGGCGTGA